From Halotia branconii CENA392, the proteins below share one genomic window:
- a CDS encoding eCIS core domain-containing protein, with protein sequence MHAPKLDKNVNTKLDPQETAAEKSVSSPIQRDPLVQQISRMGNAPNPSAHAAVLNRAPANQQSSNRQLLLQLQQQYGNPYVNQVLQLAREMGGETSVTSTEQPLVQTKLTIGAAGDKYEQEADRTARQVVQRMNAPASQQPEASEKMQPAKPEAKEISKKPQISTIQRQEIPELEKEEDEPVQLQSETGIVQRACSKCDKEQQLGQQENKLAQMQPLVQRQSGDKEMTDTPDLETSIQKAQGKGQPLSDNVRGQMEQAFGADFSGVRIHTGSQSDQLNKSIQARAFTTGQDIFLRSGEYAPASKQGQELLAHELTHVVQQNGDRKIQRKSDTSQQKNLQTLAANTIGDRSSEINLDISNTQPELNINGVPEKTVTQTPPTKVPTAVTEANRVQPKAATATGVGTSLKGMVKRQSTPTAQAAAPISADEPGQIIEQLKNTPPTQAAIAYKQAQTDSVQALENQKQQVESTIPEIPAPTGLPASPPPEEGAEEATNEPQSESAGGQASPPPEETPLLGIFGALATGAVQDAVSPKENISEMNTDANKRSTEETPSLGGTGTFGALATGGEQDAVSPEENISEVNTDAGDRPTIKLRGETDPSQMDATLDESTDQVQETKTEAAQDIKQNFGENNIFPQASDEILKANKQFSPFKHPSEKISKAPSISPEIVGGLNQGLTPFYKEQIAPEQEKYKVGKNKFDTDSANARSHADEEINNFNEEAKNKQLAKQKQAKQEVKQLRQDWQFELDNVDKNYQEKAGNALKEQRQKIHDEKTKAEAEADRHLTEAEKKAEAEKKKAEEEARKKEEEAQEPKSFWEEVGDFFKDIGEAIVDFFKDLFNALIEAINAIFEAAKQLVKAVIDLAQKVITGLIQAFGEILKGIVKVAFAAFPEISKKFSDKIDEAVNKAVDTVNAVADWLKKAVSSILDFLAKILDKLLRLLQDLVQGIFNVIGMIITGKIGELIQRIGYLIEAAKAMPSHFETAALEELLGGGELNLDKPLSPEELAQAQQAGINIPSAKGEGIPQAGEAGEMPKAPWTEQNVGVDAVEDNMELSPELTAELMQRTNGEGEEMLAESNDPSRSMESIMSEVTGEQQVGGKQEQQHIPDDGLTPKQRASIKWELMKQGIKDWFSKNWPILLAALIAGTAIIIGAIVASGGAVLAALPVIMDILAVVFAAEIIARIGGYLRDYITKAWKGDIQGGAKSLAKALAAGAIEIALLLTFEAGKVAVKGAKAAGKAGAKVFRGVAQGAKYTIQKGKVILKGVAGTGIGKTSKSLRELGENILERTRFKKAKIERGSKNGEFEIKACINPCPPIAKGKGTKRPIDEVEPNRGFEELRSELGADEVKKLTDGLGDDVVKKLAQDLGGKEIQKLVEDLGDDVVKKLAQNLGGKNIQDLVKDLGDDVVKKLAKDLGGNEIQKLVKDLGDDVVKNLAKDLGGNEIQKLVKDLGDDVVKNLAKDLSGKNIQDLVKDLGDKEVITLAAKLSSTDIKDLLNRTTDSVELSQLLKQVGGANDAPTLLNFLKQAGSGQSAKLLDILNLVKAGDHARLNNLLALANSNAAEFQRLADITFALPKTKPTVPSVPAPSAVTKLGYGGADMQHFLDGHTFQYLNIQGRLSKPSTTLWPIGTTDTQISNYLDEALNALFKKHGYSSPAPGKPVQITLSSGVKVQVGVRGNPKTPIVGQFFPISGTGLEKIISNEMKAIWDILKP encoded by the coding sequence ATGCACGCGCCGAAGCTGGATAAAAACGTTAATACCAAGTTAGATCCACAGGAAACTGCGGCGGAAAAAAGTGTGTCGTCGCCTATACAGCGCGATCCACTAGTGCAGCAAATTTCGCGGATGGGCAATGCTCCCAATCCCAGCGCTCATGCAGCTGTCCTCAATCGTGCCCCAGCTAATCAGCAATCTTCTAACAGGCAATTATTACTGCAATTGCAACAGCAGTATGGAAATCCCTATGTCAATCAGGTGTTGCAATTAGCGCGAGAAATGGGTGGGGAAACATCTGTCACCTCAACTGAGCAGCCACTTGTGCAGACAAAGCTGACAATTGGTGCGGCAGGGGATAAGTACGAGCAAGAGGCGGATCGGACAGCGCGTCAAGTGGTACAGCGGATGAATGCGCCTGCTTCTCAACAGCCGGAAGCCAGTGAGAAGATGCAGCCAGCGAAGCCTGAAGCAAAAGAAATATCCAAAAAGCCACAGATAAGTACTATACAACGGCAGGAGATACCCGAGCTGGAGAAAGAGGAAGATGAACCCGTCCAATTGCAGTCGGAAACGGGAATTGTTCAGCGGGCTTGCTCCAAGTGTGACAAAGAACAGCAGCTAGGACAACAAGAGAATAAACTTGCTCAAATGCAGCCTTTGGTACAGCGTCAGTCTGGTGATAAGGAGATGACAGATACACCAGACTTGGAAACGTCGATTCAAAAGGCGCAAGGTAAGGGACAGCCTCTTTCTGATAATGTCCGAGGACAGATGGAGCAAGCATTTGGGGCTGACTTCAGTGGAGTAAGAATTCATACAGGTTCGCAATCTGACCAACTGAATAAATCTATCCAAGCTCGCGCTTTTACTACAGGACAGGATATTTTCTTGCGTTCTGGGGAATACGCACCTGCAAGCAAGCAGGGACAGGAGTTGCTTGCCCATGAATTGACTCACGTTGTTCAGCAAAATGGCGATCGCAAAATTCAGCGCAAGTCAGATACAAGCCAACAAAAGAATCTGCAAACTCTAGCAGCAAACACTATCGGCGATCGCTCTTCTGAAATAAACTTAGATATTTCTAATACACAACCTGAGCTAAATATCAATGGTGTACCAGAAAAAACTGTTACACAAACACCACCCACTAAAGTCCCTACAGCAGTCACAGAGGCTAACCGAGTTCAACCAAAAGCTGCTACTGCCACAGGAGTAGGAACAAGCTTAAAAGGCATGGTAAAAAGACAAAGCACTCCCACAGCACAAGCGGCTGCTCCTATTAGTGCTGATGAACCCGGTCAAATTATTGAACAGCTAAAAAATACACCGCCCACACAAGCTGCTATTGCCTACAAGCAAGCTCAAACTGATTCAGTGCAGGCTTTAGAGAACCAAAAGCAACAAGTTGAATCAACTATCCCAGAAATTCCTGCACCTACAGGATTACCAGCTTCTCCACCGCCAGAAGAAGGAGCAGAAGAAGCCACAAATGAGCCACAATCAGAATCAGCAGGAGGGCAGGCTTCTCCACCGCCAGAAGAGACACCATTGTTGGGGATATTCGGAGCGTTGGCAACGGGTGCTGTACAAGACGCTGTTAGCCCAAAAGAAAACATCTCTGAAATGAACACCGATGCTAACAAGCGCTCCACAGAAGAGACACCATCGTTGGGGGGAACAGGAACGTTCGGAGCGTTGGCAACGGGTGGTGAACAAGATGCTGTTAGCCCGGAAGAAAACATCTCTGAAGTGAACACTGATGCTGGCGATCGCCCTACGATTAAATTAAGGGGTGAAACCGACCCTTCGCAGATGGATGCAACTCTAGATGAATCGACCGATCAAGTGCAAGAAACGAAAACAGAGGCGGCTCAGGACATCAAGCAGAATTTTGGTGAGAATAATATCTTTCCTCAAGCCAGCGATGAAATCCTCAAGGCAAATAAACAATTTTCTCCATTCAAACATCCTTCAGAGAAAATTAGTAAAGCTCCTAGTATTTCACCAGAAATTGTTGGCGGTTTGAATCAAGGTTTAACTCCTTTCTATAAAGAACAAATTGCTCCAGAACAAGAGAAATATAAAGTTGGTAAAAATAAATTTGATACCGATTCAGCCAATGCTAGATCTCATGCAGATGAGGAAATTAATAACTTCAATGAAGAAGCCAAGAACAAACAATTAGCGAAACAAAAGCAGGCTAAACAAGAAGTTAAGCAACTCAGACAGGATTGGCAATTTGAGCTAGATAATGTTGATAAAAATTACCAGGAAAAAGCTGGTAATGCCCTTAAAGAACAGCGCCAGAAAATTCATGATGAAAAAACAAAAGCTGAAGCAGAAGCGGATCGACATCTAACAGAAGCAGAGAAGAAAGCAGAAGCAGAGAAGAAAAAAGCTGAAGAAGAAGCTAGGAAGAAAGAAGAAGAAGCGCAAGAACCCAAGTCTTTTTGGGAAGAAGTTGGAGATTTCTTTAAAGACATCGGTGAAGCAATCGTAGATTTTTTCAAGGATCTATTTAATGCTTTAATTGAGGCAATCAATGCCATTTTTGAAGCTGCCAAGCAATTGGTAAAAGCAGTCATAGATTTGGCTCAAAAAGTAATTACAGGCTTAATTCAAGCTTTTGGAGAAATTCTCAAAGGAATTGTTAAGGTTGCTTTCGCAGCTTTCCCAGAAATATCCAAGAAATTCTCTGACAAAATTGACGAAGCGGTTAACAAGGCAGTAGATACAGTTAATGCGGTGGCCGACTGGTTGAAAAAGGCTGTTTCTAGCATTTTGGATTTCCTGGCGAAGATTTTGGATAAATTGTTGAGACTACTCCAAGACCTGGTTCAGGGAATTTTTAATGTGATTGGCATGATCATCACAGGTAAAATTGGGGAATTAATCCAACGAATTGGCTACCTAATTGAAGCCGCTAAGGCAATGCCTTCTCACTTTGAAACAGCAGCCTTGGAAGAACTTCTTGGAGGCGGCGAACTTAACTTGGATAAACCCCTTTCACCAGAAGAACTTGCCCAAGCCCAACAAGCTGGGATAAATATCCCCAGTGCCAAAGGTGAAGGCATCCCGCAAGCAGGTGAGGCGGGTGAAATGCCAAAAGCACCTTGGACAGAACAAAATGTTGGGGTTGATGCTGTTGAAGATAATATGGAGCTTTCGCCTGAACTCACCGCCGAACTGATGCAGAGAACTAACGGTGAAGGTGAGGAGATGCTTGCAGAGTCTAACGACCCAAGCCGCTCAATGGAGTCAATTATGTCTGAAGTGACTGGAGAGCAGCAAGTAGGAGGAAAGCAAGAACAACAACACATTCCTGATGACGGACTGACACCAAAACAGCGAGCCAGCATTAAATGGGAGTTGATGAAGCAAGGAATTAAGGACTGGTTCTCTAAAAACTGGCCAATTTTACTTGCTGCATTGATAGCAGGAACTGCCATTATCATAGGCGCGATCGTTGCTTCTGGTGGTGCAGTTTTGGCAGCACTGCCAGTAATTATGGACATTTTGGCTGTAGTATTTGCTGCCGAAATCATAGCAAGAATTGGCGGATATCTGCGCGACTATATTACTAAAGCTTGGAAAGGAGATATCCAAGGTGGCGCTAAGAGTTTGGCGAAAGCGCTGGCAGCCGGAGCAATTGAAATTGCCTTGTTGTTAACTTTTGAGGCTGGAAAAGTAGCTGTCAAAGGTGCTAAAGCGGCGGGTAAGGCTGGGGCAAAAGTGTTTAGAGGAGTGGCTCAGGGTGCTAAATATACCATCCAAAAAGGTAAAGTAATCTTGAAGGGAGTTGCTGGAACAGGAATTGGCAAAACATCTAAGAGTTTGAGGGAACTAGGTGAAAATATACTGGAGCGGACACGCTTCAAAAAAGCCAAGATTGAGAGAGGATCGAAGAATGGAGAATTTGAAATTAAAGCGTGTATTAATCCTTGTCCACCAATCGCTAAAGGGAAAGGCACCAAGAGACCAATAGATGAAGTAGAACCAAATCGTGGTTTTGAAGAACTACGCTCAGAATTGGGCGCCGATGAAGTCAAAAAGCTGACTGATGGTCTCGGTGATGATGTCGTTAAGAAACTAGCCCAAGATTTGGGTGGCAAAGAGATCCAGAAATTGGTTGAGGATCTAGGTGATGATGTCGTTAAGAAACTAGCCCAAAATTTGGGTGGCAAGAATATCCAGGACTTAGTAAAGGATCTAGGTGATGATGTCGTTAAGAAACTAGCCAAAGACTTGGGAGGCAACGAGATCCAGAAATTGGTTAAGGATCTAGGTGATGATGTCGTTAAAAATCTAGCCAAAGACTTGGGAGGCAACGAGATCCAGAAATTGGTTAAGGATCTAGGTGATGATGTCGTTAAAAATCTAGCCAAAGACTTGAGTGGTAAAAATATCCAGGACTTAGTAAAGGATCTAGGCGATAAGGAGGTCATAACACTCGCTGCTAAACTAAGTAGCACAGATATTAAGGATCTTCTAAACCGAACAACAGATAGTGTTGAACTTTCGCAACTTCTGAAACAAGTTGGTGGTGCAAATGATGCACCTACACTTTTAAATTTCTTAAAACAAGCTGGTTCTGGTCAGAGTGCTAAACTACTGGATATTTTAAACTTAGTTAAGGCTGGTGATCATGCAAGGTTAAACAATTTACTTGCTCTTGCAAATAGTAATGCTGCAGAATTCCAAAGACTTGCAGATATAACCTTTGCTCTGCCAAAAACTAAACCCACAGTTCCTTCTGTACCTGCACCTTCAGCGGTAACAAAACTGGGTTATGGTGGTGCTGATATGCAACATTTCCTTGATGGACACACATTCCAGTATTTAAACATACAAGGAAGGCTAAGTAAACCATCAACTACTTTGTGGCCTATTGGTACAACTGATACACAGATAAGTAATTATTTAGATGAAGCACTTAACGCACTATTTAAGAAGCATGGTTACAGTAGCCCAGCACCTGGTAAACCAGTACAGATTACGCTTTCTTCTGGAGTAAAAGTTCAGGTTGGTGTTAGAGGTAATCCAAAGACACCAATAGTTGGACAGTTCTTCCCAATAAGTGGTACTGGTCTTGAAAAAATTATTTCAAATGAAATGAAAGCTATTTGGGATATCCTCAAACCCTAA
- a CDS encoding YbjN domain-containing protein, whose protein sequence is MNTKTTYSYLKNELTLSESSELPLIIRAVTLALTKEVHKIIECHLTFQVSRELYQRIDSEVLFNLKPEIRTPLSGGSFQLSPDIQIEAILDSDLLPQLAKNAKTSNQAATYLQKLSKEQPNHPLLSPYSWYALEVKQKQEKGETGYRTLWAYLKPSDITQNGIDSKKLNEAMLNFTKEWTNTNHSGISEDVISQAVEQITQTFEDLTTDISEMTKKVVSETMEQMNTAFAEVADTISEITEEITSEDNLFEITINFFKQENWQFQEIPEKQSLSVSFQGKNGQYECCAIAREEQQQMVFYSILPIQTPENKLTAVAEFITRANYGIIIGNFELDFTDGEIRYKTSIDVDGNGLSFDLIQNLVYANVTMMDEYLPGIIVVIENDVSPVDAIAQIEA, encoded by the coding sequence ATGAATACAAAGACTACATATTCTTACTTGAAAAATGAACTAACACTAAGCGAATCCTCAGAATTGCCGCTAATAATTCGCGCAGTTACTCTCGCACTAACTAAAGAAGTTCACAAAATTATTGAGTGTCATCTCACCTTCCAAGTTAGCCGAGAACTTTATCAACGCATTGATAGCGAAGTTTTATTCAATCTCAAACCAGAAATCCGCACTCCCCTATCTGGTGGAAGCTTTCAACTCTCACCTGACATCCAAATCGAAGCCATTCTCGACTCTGATTTATTACCACAACTAGCAAAGAACGCAAAAACTTCTAATCAAGCAGCAACCTATCTTCAAAAGTTAAGTAAAGAACAGCCCAATCATCCCTTATTATCACCCTACAGCTGGTACGCCTTAGAAGTTAAACAAAAACAGGAAAAAGGTGAAACAGGCTACCGTACCCTCTGGGCATATCTCAAGCCTTCTGATATTACCCAGAATGGCATTGACAGCAAAAAGTTGAATGAGGCTATGCTCAATTTCACTAAAGAGTGGACGAATACGAATCATTCTGGAATCTCCGAGGATGTCATTTCTCAAGCAGTTGAGCAAATAACTCAAACCTTTGAAGATTTAACCACTGATATCTCAGAAATGACGAAAAAAGTAGTTTCAGAAACTATGGAGCAAATGAATACTGCTTTTGCAGAAGTTGCAGACACTATTTCTGAGATAACCGAAGAAATTACTTCAGAGGACAACCTTTTTGAGATAACAATCAACTTTTTTAAACAAGAAAATTGGCAATTCCAAGAAATTCCAGAAAAACAAAGCTTAAGCGTTAGCTTCCAAGGAAAAAATGGTCAATATGAATGCTGTGCCATCGCTAGAGAAGAACAACAGCAAATGGTATTTTACTCAATTCTCCCCATTCAAACCCCAGAAAACAAGCTTACTGCTGTAGCTGAATTTATTACCAGAGCCAATTACGGTATAATTATCGGCAACTTTGAACTAGATTTCACAGATGGAGAAATTCGCTACAAAACTAGCATTGACGTTGATGGTAATGGACTCAGTTTTGACTTAATCCAAAATTTAGTTTACGCCAATGTAACAATGATGGATGAATATCTCCCTGGAATTATTGTTGTAATTGAGAATGATGTGTCTCCGGTAGATGCGATCGCCCAAATTGAAGCATAA
- a CDS encoding AAA family ATPase yields the protein MTQKTKPNNQSSKPPTRTITAMKYYATSLQHILAELERIDLLIQVQLQRLQQIQSTDTAFQGLYISEEDLEAMLKKPVGMPHWAAASTPLSTDEVEDIFEQLADDIALCKEKSIKRNINLRLSALARSFQLTTIDIDILLICLAPELDLRYESLYAYLHGDVTKKRPSIDLVLNLLCPSLEQKLVTRQRFTPSHPLLKHHLLNVFDDPSQHQPPQLGKFLKLDDRIVNYLLNIDEIDSRINTYTKYKLPQAKLEDLLLPIEIKQRFQLLTQEKYILTEGCIFYFQGSYGVGKQATAEALCQQLGMGLLIVDGDRLLNSENVAFDIAINLVCREAYLQQAALYWKGFDSLLEDDKQARLLSFIKQLEDANLLTFLAGEVTWEPVDALQDIPFLRIEFSHPTNTERVQLWQKSLRDNTDFGSEADLKILASKFRFSGGQIADATATARNIAHWRDPKQQHLTMADIYAGCRLQSNRKLSNLATKINPYYKWDDIILPPDQMQMLREICNSVKYRTLIYEEWGFDNKLAMGKGVNVFFAGLPGTGKTMSANIIAGELGLDLYKIDLSSVVSKYIGETEKNLSRIFNEAQTSNAILFFDEADALFGKRSEVRDSHDRYANVEVSYLLQRMEEYQGVVILATNLRKNMDDAFVRRMHFSLEFPFPNKKERRRIWEQIFPKSTPKNPDVDLDFMAQRFEIAGGNIRNIALGAAFLAADDGMAISMNHLIWATRREYQKMGKILTEGEFGEYARLA from the coding sequence TTGACACAAAAAACAAAACCCAACAATCAGTCCAGTAAGCCACCAACAAGAACTATCACTGCAATGAAATATTATGCAACCTCGCTGCAACACATTTTGGCAGAGCTAGAACGGATAGATTTACTGATCCAAGTTCAGCTACAACGATTGCAGCAGATTCAATCTACTGATACAGCCTTCCAAGGACTCTATATTTCTGAAGAAGATTTAGAGGCAATGCTAAAAAAACCAGTTGGTATGCCACACTGGGCGGCTGCTTCTACACCTTTGTCTACAGATGAAGTTGAGGATATTTTCGAGCAACTGGCAGATGATATTGCTTTATGCAAAGAAAAAAGCATCAAACGTAATATCAACTTACGTTTGTCAGCACTCGCTCGTAGCTTTCAACTCACAACTATTGATATTGATATTCTTCTAATTTGTCTGGCTCCAGAACTCGATTTACGTTACGAAAGCCTCTATGCTTACCTTCATGGTGATGTCACAAAGAAGCGCCCTAGCATAGATTTGGTTTTGAACCTCCTTTGTCCTTCTTTAGAACAGAAGCTGGTAACACGTCAACGTTTTACCCCAAGTCATCCTCTGTTAAAGCATCACTTACTCAATGTCTTCGACGATCCATCTCAACACCAACCGCCGCAATTAGGTAAGTTTCTGAAACTAGACGATCGCATAGTCAATTACTTACTCAATATAGATGAAATTGACTCTCGCATTAACACTTATACTAAATATAAATTACCGCAAGCTAAACTAGAAGATCTGTTATTACCAATTGAGATTAAGCAACGCTTCCAACTGCTAACTCAAGAAAAATACATACTGACAGAAGGCTGTATATTCTATTTTCAAGGAAGCTATGGTGTTGGCAAGCAGGCGACTGCTGAAGCGCTTTGTCAGCAGTTGGGTATGGGATTGTTGATTGTCGATGGCGATCGCCTGCTCAACTCAGAAAATGTTGCATTTGATATAGCTATCAATTTGGTTTGTCGTGAGGCATACTTACAGCAAGCGGCTCTCTACTGGAAAGGCTTTGATAGTTTACTCGAAGATGATAAACAAGCACGGCTCTTGTCATTCATCAAGCAGTTAGAAGATGCCAATTTACTGACTTTTCTTGCTGGAGAAGTTACCTGGGAACCAGTAGATGCATTGCAAGACATTCCCTTCTTACGGATTGAATTTTCTCATCCGACAAATACCGAACGAGTGCAACTATGGCAGAAGAGTCTCAGAGATAACACAGACTTCGGTTCTGAGGCAGACTTAAAGATATTAGCCAGTAAATTCCGCTTTAGTGGTGGTCAAATCGCAGATGCTACAGCTACCGCCCGCAATATAGCCCACTGGCGCGATCCAAAACAGCAGCACTTGACAATGGCAGATATTTATGCAGGGTGTCGCTTGCAGTCTAACCGAAAATTGAGCAACCTAGCCACTAAAATCAATCCTTATTACAAGTGGGATGACATCATTCTGCCTCCTGACCAAATGCAGATGCTACGAGAAATCTGTAATTCAGTCAAGTACCGCACTCTCATTTACGAAGAATGGGGCTTTGATAATAAACTAGCTATGGGCAAGGGAGTCAATGTTTTCTTCGCTGGTCTTCCTGGCACTGGCAAAACCATGTCCGCGAATATAATAGCTGGAGAATTAGGCTTGGATCTCTACAAAATAGACCTCTCCAGCGTAGTCAGCAAATATATTGGCGAAACCGAAAAAAATCTGTCTCGGATTTTTAACGAAGCTCAAACCAGCAATGCCATTCTGTTTTTTGATGAAGCAGACGCGCTGTTTGGTAAACGTAGTGAAGTCCGTGATTCTCACGACCGTTACGCCAACGTTGAAGTTAGCTATTTATTGCAACGGATGGAAGAGTATCAAGGAGTTGTGATTTTAGCGACAAACTTACGCAAAAATATGGACGATGCCTTCGTCAGACGGATGCATTTTAGTCTTGAATTTCCCTTTCCCAATAAAAAAGAACGCCGCCGTATTTGGGAGCAAATTTTCCCCAAGTCTACTCCCAAGAATCCAGATGTAGATTTAGATTTTATGGCACAACGCTTTGAGATTGCTGGAGGTAACATTCGCAACATAGCTTTAGGCGCAGCTTTCCTCGCGGCAGATGATGGTATGGCGATTTCTATGAATCATCTAATTTGGGCGACCCGGCGGGAGTACCAAAAAATGGGCAAAATTCTCACAGAAGGAGAGTTTGGCGAGTATGCTCGGTTGGCATAG
- a CDS encoding AAA-like domain-containing protein → MNLDCLFEIVDRLLIESHNRPLNSTENLILRGIWQYRTYNQMAIEAGYSPGYFTNVVAPELFGRLSEVIGQRVTKKNCRVLLESYAITKAAPKTKLLKQDLKQFPATVNQNTSPCYPSGSVPIDSPFYLERSFLEEQIYQEIEKPGALIRIKAPKEMGKTSLLLRILDYAKHQGYCTISLNLEQVEQTILSDLNQLLRWLCANIAHQLQRQPMLDEYWDEDLGSKISCTLYFQEYLLESINTPLILSLDEVNRIFEHPQVAKDFLPLLRSWYEEAKRLPIWQKLRLLVVHSTDVYIPLELNQSPFNVGLPIQLDNFIQEEVQQLAQCYGLNWTDGEGARQLMAMVGGHPALVHLALYHLSRKEITLSQLLETAPTASRIYAYHLQRHWATLKKQPELAQAFDTVLNANEAISLDPILTHKLSSMGLIKLSGSQAIATCELYRRFFRPLLSLCEVSN, encoded by the coding sequence ATGAACCTTGATTGTCTCTTTGAGATTGTTGACCGCTTGCTAATTGAGAGCCATAATCGCCCTCTCAATTCCACAGAAAACCTGATTCTGCGTGGCATTTGGCAGTATAGAACTTATAACCAAATGGCTATAGAGGCAGGTTATAGTCCCGGCTACTTTACCAATGTTGTTGCCCCAGAGTTATTTGGGCGACTCTCTGAGGTCATTGGTCAGCGCGTGACTAAAAAAAACTGTCGGGTGCTTCTGGAGTCTTATGCCATCACCAAAGCAGCCCCAAAGACAAAACTTTTGAAACAAGACCTGAAACAATTTCCTGCCACAGTTAATCAAAATACGTCACCTTGCTACCCCAGTGGTTCAGTACCTATCGACTCTCCCTTTTACCTCGAACGTTCTTTCCTTGAGGAGCAAATTTATCAAGAAATTGAGAAACCAGGAGCGCTAATCAGGATTAAAGCTCCCAAAGAAATGGGTAAAACTTCACTGCTGCTGAGGATTCTTGACTATGCGAAGCACCAAGGCTACTGCACTATCAGCTTGAATCTAGAACAAGTCGAGCAGACAATTCTGAGCGACTTGAATCAACTTTTGCGTTGGTTGTGTGCCAATATTGCTCACCAGCTTCAGCGTCAACCGATGTTAGACGAATATTGGGATGAAGATCTTGGAAGTAAAATTAGCTGCACCCTCTATTTCCAAGAATATCTACTAGAGTCAATTAATACTCCCTTGATCTTGTCGTTGGATGAGGTGAACCGTATTTTCGAGCATCCCCAAGTAGCGAAGGATTTTTTACCTCTGTTGCGTTCTTGGTACGAAGAAGCGAAAAGACTGCCCATTTGGCAAAAGCTTCGTCTGCTCGTGGTTCATTCAACAGATGTTTATATTCCTCTCGAACTTAATCAGTCTCCTTTCAATGTAGGGTTACCGATTCAGTTAGACAACTTCATCCAAGAAGAGGTACAGCAGTTAGCCCAATGCTATGGACTCAATTGGACAGATGGAGAAGGAGCTAGACAATTAATGGCAATGGTCGGGGGACATCCGGCACTAGTACACTTAGCTCTCTATCATCTGAGTCGAAAGGAGATAACTCTGTCGCAACTGCTAGAAACTGCTCCTACTGCTAGCAGAATTTATGCTTATCACTTGCAGCGTCACTGGGCAACTTTGAAAAAACAGCCTGAGTTAGCACAAGCTTTTGATACCGTTCTGAATGCCAATGAAGCTATTTCCTTAGATCCCATCCTCACTCACAAGTTAAGCAGTATGGGGCTGATTAAACTTTCTGGATCTCAAGCGATCGCAACTTGTGAATTGTATCGGCGATTTTTTAGACCTCTTTTATCACTCTGTGAAGTAAGCAACTAA